Proteins from one Candidatus Thermoplasmatota archaeon genomic window:
- a CDS encoding NAD(P)H-dependent oxidoreductase — protein MTPAPPLRVVGLPGSLRSDSSTRKVVALALDGARELGAEVALLDLAGYDLPLCDARDDESTYPEGVHRLRADLRAAKGIILGTPEYHGDVSGVLKNALDLCGFEEFEGKMLGLVGVAGGRLAATHALDSLRHVGRSLHAWVVPEEAGVPQAGRAFGPDGNLTDPRLEARVKEVGRQVARFAMLHTMPESKAFVEAWERCWPNPGGIAR, from the coding sequence ATGACCCCCGCCCCGCCGCTCCGCGTCGTCGGCCTTCCCGGAAGCCTCCGCTCCGACAGCAGCACGCGCAAGGTCGTCGCCCTCGCCCTTGACGGCGCGCGCGAGCTCGGCGCGGAGGTCGCGCTCCTCGACCTCGCGGGCTACGACCTGCCCTTGTGCGACGCGCGCGACGACGAGTCCACGTACCCCGAGGGCGTGCACCGGCTGCGCGCGGACCTGCGCGCCGCGAAGGGGATCATCCTCGGAACGCCCGAGTACCACGGCGACGTGAGCGGGGTCCTGAAGAACGCGCTCGACCTCTGCGGCTTCGAGGAGTTCGAAGGCAAGATGCTCGGCCTCGTGGGCGTCGCGGGCGGCCGCCTCGCGGCGACGCACGCGCTCGACTCCCTGCGGCACGTCGGCCGGTCGCTCCACGCCTGGGTGGTTCCGGAGGAGGCGGGCGTCCCGCAGGCGGGGCGCGCCTTCGGCCCGGACGGGAACCTGACGGACCCTCGGCTCGAGGCGCGCGTGAAGGAGGTCGGGCGGCAGGTGGCGAGATTCGCGATGCTCCACACGATGCCCGAATCGAAGGCGTTCGTCGAGGCCTGGGAGCGCTGCTGGCCGAACCCCGGGGGCATCGCGCGTTAG
- a CDS encoding 4Fe-4S binding protein, producing MPRFEPTACDDCGGCVGVCPHDAIDLFRGRILFRSSCTECNLCVLVCPVDALAPLPGSPAVPAGKGAARPAGA from the coding sequence GTGCCCCGCTTCGAGCCCACGGCCTGCGACGACTGCGGCGGCTGCGTCGGCGTCTGCCCGCACGACGCGATCGACCTCTTCCGGGGGCGCATCCTCTTCCGCTCGAGCTGCACGGAATGCAACCTCTGCGTCCTCGTCTGCCCCGTGGACGCCCTCGCGCCCCTCCCGGGATCGCCGGCCGTGCCGGCCGGGAAAGGCGCCGCGCGGCCCGCGGGCGCCTGA
- a CDS encoding 2-oxoacid:ferredoxin oxidoreductase subunit beta, translated as MAAPAAKTFKDYATNEPSWWCPGCGDFGVLAAIQRAFADLGLKNEEILLVAGIGCSGKISGYVKAYGYHSLHGRALPPAVAAKLANKDLTVVAVGGDGDGYGIGAGHFVHAVRRNVNVTYIVMDNHIYGLTKGQVSPTSDLGFVTGTTPHGNAEAPLNPLALFLSAGGSFLAQGFSGDMKGLKDMIQAAIEHEGFSLVNVFSPCVTFNKKNTYAWYRDVLVSMDGEEIKHDPSDKQAAMRLALSDKIYTGIFYQEKRPTLEAQALGLQGPPLTKLDIEKGYDYKPILDEFK; from the coding sequence ATGGCGGCCCCCGCGGCGAAGACCTTCAAGGACTACGCGACGAACGAACCCTCCTGGTGGTGCCCGGGCTGCGGCGACTTCGGCGTGCTCGCGGCGATCCAGCGCGCGTTCGCCGATCTCGGCCTCAAGAACGAGGAGATCCTCCTCGTCGCCGGCATCGGCTGCTCGGGCAAGATCTCGGGCTACGTGAAGGCCTACGGCTACCACTCGCTCCACGGCCGCGCGCTCCCGCCCGCGGTCGCCGCGAAGCTCGCGAACAAGGACCTCACGGTTGTCGCGGTCGGCGGCGACGGCGACGGCTACGGCATCGGCGCGGGCCACTTCGTGCACGCGGTGCGCCGCAACGTCAACGTCACGTACATCGTGATGGACAACCACATCTACGGCCTCACGAAGGGCCAGGTCTCCCCGACCTCGGACCTCGGGTTCGTCACCGGCACGACGCCCCACGGCAACGCGGAGGCGCCGCTCAACCCGCTCGCGCTCTTCCTCAGCGCGGGCGGCTCGTTCCTCGCGCAGGGCTTCTCGGGCGACATGAAGGGCCTCAAAGACATGATCCAGGCCGCGATCGAGCACGAGGGCTTCTCCCTCGTGAACGTCTTCTCGCCGTGCGTGACGTTCAACAAGAAGAACACGTACGCGTGGTACCGCGACGTGCTCGTCTCGATGGACGGCGAGGAGATCAAGCACGATCCCTCGGACAAGCAGGCCGCGATGCGCCTCGCGCTCTCGGACAAGATCTACACGGGCATCTTCTACCAGGAGAAGCGCCCCACGCTCGAAGCGCAGGCGCTCGGCCTCCAGGGCCCGCCGCTCACGAAGCTCGACATCGAGAAGGGCTACGACTACAAGCCGATTCTCGACGAGTTCAAGTGA
- the tsaA gene encoding tRNA (N6-threonylcarbamoyladenosine(37)-N6)-methyltransferase TrmO: MDEIRLRPIGVVRSPYRTPLDAPRQGALAKETSTLHIDDAYAPGLEGVAAGRRLLVVWWAHEADRATLARPGTDGVFSMRTPHRPNPVCLTEVEVASIEGATLVVRGLDALDGTPILDIKSAEAEHEGWSALPRGPL; this comes from the coding sequence ATGGACGAGATCCGCCTGCGCCCGATCGGCGTCGTGCGCTCCCCGTACCGGACGCCGCTCGACGCGCCGCGGCAAGGCGCGCTCGCGAAGGAGACCTCGACCCTCCACATCGACGACGCCTACGCGCCCGGCCTCGAAGGCGTCGCGGCGGGGCGGCGGCTCCTCGTCGTCTGGTGGGCGCACGAAGCCGATCGCGCGACGCTCGCGCGGCCCGGCACCGACGGCGTGTTCTCGATGCGGACGCCGCACCGCCCGAACCCCGTCTGCCTCACGGAGGTCGAGGTCGCCTCGATCGAGGGCGCGACGCTCGTCGTCCGCGGCCTCGACGCGCTCGACGGCACGCCGATCCTCGACATCAAGAGCGCCGAAGCGGAGCACGAGGGCTGGAGCGCGCTTCCGCGCGGCCCGCTTTGA
- a CDS encoding 2-oxoacid:acceptor oxidoreductase subunit alpha, whose protein sequence is MPIVNAVSWRIGGQQGEGIDSTGDIFSKACARLGLHLYTFRNFSSRIRGGLTYTDVRVSERPISARPDTIDIVVALGQEVVDASLADMTDGGILIYDSDAFTPALPESFGKTIHTLGVPLTKTAESAGNKIMKNMVALGASAQILKMDVQVFYDFVEERFGKKGQKIVDMNKAVIKAGAEHVAANFPREHSWILERRPLPATGRRLVINGSSATAFGALVGGCRFMAAYPITPATDVMEWIIDHVDEYGGFVLQAEDEIAAIHACIGAGYTGVRAMTSTSGPGLSLMTEAVGLAGSAEIPVVIVDVMRPGPSTGLPTKHSQSDLLFAIHGGHDEFPRIVVSPSTTEEAFTLIQEAFNAAEQYQCPVFFLLDQDLSIAQQALDAIPLGAVKINRGKLVKPEDVANLAEGAYHRYQFTDDGVSPRAIPGTPNALFNSTGSEHQEGGFVTENRANRTKMMLKRARKLETYMKNQKNGHHALGDASARIGVITWGSTRGPVEEALGRLGKDGVKTKTLVLTQLWPFPKKVVADFLASVDTAFVVEANFSGQLATLIQQEIGGHDKIRRVNKWDGTPFRPVEIVDKLNEVI, encoded by the coding sequence TCTCGAGCCGCATCCGCGGCGGCCTCACGTACACGGACGTGCGCGTCTCCGAACGTCCCATCTCGGCGCGGCCGGACACCATCGACATCGTCGTTGCGCTCGGCCAGGAGGTCGTCGACGCGAGCCTCGCCGACATGACGGACGGCGGCATCCTGATCTACGACTCCGACGCGTTCACGCCGGCCCTGCCCGAGTCCTTCGGCAAGACGATCCACACCCTCGGGGTCCCCCTCACGAAGACCGCCGAATCCGCGGGCAACAAGATCATGAAGAACATGGTCGCCCTCGGCGCGTCCGCGCAGATCCTGAAGATGGACGTGCAGGTCTTCTACGACTTCGTCGAGGAGCGCTTCGGCAAGAAGGGCCAGAAGATCGTCGACATGAACAAGGCCGTCATCAAAGCCGGCGCCGAGCACGTCGCGGCGAACTTCCCGCGCGAGCACTCGTGGATCCTCGAGCGCCGTCCGCTTCCCGCGACGGGCCGCCGGCTCGTCATCAACGGCTCGAGCGCGACCGCCTTCGGCGCGCTCGTCGGCGGCTGCCGCTTCATGGCCGCCTACCCGATCACGCCCGCGACGGACGTCATGGAGTGGATCATCGACCACGTCGACGAATACGGAGGCTTCGTGCTCCAGGCGGAGGACGAGATCGCCGCGATCCACGCGTGCATCGGCGCGGGCTACACCGGCGTGCGGGCCATGACCTCGACCTCGGGCCCCGGCCTCTCGCTCATGACCGAGGCCGTCGGACTCGCGGGCTCCGCCGAGATCCCCGTCGTCATCGTCGACGTCATGCGTCCCGGACCCTCGACGGGTCTCCCGACGAAGCACTCGCAGTCGGATCTCCTCTTCGCGATCCACGGCGGCCACGACGAGTTCCCGCGCATCGTCGTCTCGCCCTCCACGACGGAGGAGGCGTTCACGCTCATCCAGGAGGCCTTCAACGCGGCGGAGCAGTACCAGTGTCCGGTCTTCTTCCTCCTCGACCAGGACCTGAGCATCGCGCAGCAGGCGCTCGACGCGATCCCGCTCGGCGCGGTGAAGATCAACCGCGGCAAGCTCGTGAAGCCCGAGGACGTGGCGAACCTCGCGGAGGGCGCGTACCACCGCTACCAGTTCACCGACGACGGCGTCTCGCCGCGCGCGATTCCCGGCACCCCGAACGCGCTCTTCAACAGCACGGGCTCGGAGCACCAGGAAGGCGGCTTCGTCACGGAGAACCGGGCGAACCGCACGAAGATGATGCTCAAGCGCGCCCGCAAGCTCGAGACGTACATGAAGAACCAGAAGAACGGGCACCACGCGCTCGGCGACGCATCCGCGAGGATCGGCGTCATCACGTGGGGCTCCACGCGCGGCCCCGTCGAGGAGGCGCTCGGCCGCCTCGGGAAGGACGGCGTGAAGACGAAGACGCTCGTGCTCACGCAGCTCTGGCCGTTCCCGAAGAAGGTCGTCGCGGACTTCCTCGCCTCGGTCGATACGGCGTTCGTGGTCGAGGCGAACTTCTCGGGCCAGCTCGCGACCCTCATCCAGCAGGAGATCGGCGGGCACGACAAGATCCGGCGCGTGAACAAGTGGGACGGGACGCCCTTCCGGCCCGTCGAGATCGTGGACAAGCTCAACGAGGTGATCTGA
- a CDS encoding SDR family NAD(P)-dependent oxidoreductase — MTPQSSRPGTRSSTGRLANKVAIVTGGATGIGEAIVKRFAEEGASVLVAGLESDPVDAVVQEVRGAGGEALAYKGDLSREEDARRCVETAVSELGGVEVLVNNAGVFLEMNPVEEYSIESFDRTLANNVRATFLVTKFAMPHLKRSRGCIVSAGSESGKVGLPQNAIYGGTKAWIHAFTQALAVEGAKSGVRANCVCPGAIDTAWTHAETGPMDEEAERMILEATPLGRRGTPEEMANVYLFLASDEASYVTGALWSADGGITIAKGSVGSEVPKSLKREPEGHLDLEHQREGLRGKPVRR; from the coding sequence ATGACGCCGCAATCCTCGCGCCCAGGGACTCGCTCATCGACCGGTCGGCTCGCGAACAAGGTCGCCATCGTGACCGGCGGAGCGACGGGCATCGGCGAGGCCATCGTGAAGCGGTTCGCCGAGGAGGGCGCGAGCGTGCTCGTGGCCGGCCTCGAGAGCGATCCCGTCGACGCGGTCGTCCAGGAGGTCAGGGGCGCAGGCGGCGAGGCGCTGGCCTACAAGGGCGACCTGTCCCGCGAGGAAGATGCGCGCCGATGCGTCGAGACCGCCGTGAGCGAGCTCGGCGGCGTCGAGGTCCTCGTCAACAACGCAGGCGTATTCCTGGAGATGAATCCCGTCGAGGAGTATTCGATCGAATCGTTCGATCGCACCCTCGCGAACAACGTGCGCGCGACGTTCCTCGTCACCAAGTTCGCGATGCCGCATCTCAAGCGCTCGCGGGGCTGCATCGTGTCGGCGGGCTCGGAGAGCGGCAAGGTCGGCCTGCCGCAGAACGCGATCTACGGCGGAACGAAGGCCTGGATCCACGCCTTCACGCAGGCCCTCGCCGTCGAGGGCGCGAAGTCCGGCGTGCGGGCGAACTGCGTCTGCCCCGGGGCGATCGACACGGCGTGGACGCACGCGGAGACGGGTCCGATGGACGAGGAGGCCGAGAGGATGATCCTCGAGGCGACGCCGCTCGGACGCCGCGGCACCCCGGAGGAGATGGCGAACGTGTATCTCTTCCTCGCAAGCGACGAGGCGTCGTACGTGACCGGCGCGCTCTGGAGCGCCGACGGCGGGATCACGATCGCGAAGGGTTCCGTGGGAAGCGAGGTCCCGAAATCGCTCAAGCGGGAGCCCGAGGGCCACCTCGACCTGGAGCACCAGCGCGAGGGCCTCCGCGGGAAGCCCGTCCGACGCTGA
- the psmA gene encoding archaeal proteasome endopeptidase complex subunit alpha, which translates to MQPAQLYDSAATMFSPDGRIYQVEYAREAVKRGTTAVGVTFADGIVLMVDKRVSGKLIEAAAVEKLYKIDSHIGVASSGLVGDARVLVARARGDAQNNRYIYDESLEIEVLVKNLSDILQAYTQNGGVRPFGAAFLVAGIDSRGAHLYETDPSGAVVAYKATAIGIGRATALEFLEAEYRPGLAMEKAAILGLKALAKAAEAAPQTGAAAPDMVVISKKDGYRKLAPEEVSRFTAQLQGQ; encoded by the coding sequence ATGCAGCCCGCGCAACTCTACGACTCCGCGGCGACGATGTTCTCGCCCGACGGCCGCATCTACCAGGTGGAATACGCGCGCGAGGCCGTCAAGCGCGGCACGACCGCCGTGGGCGTGACGTTCGCGGACGGCATCGTCCTCATGGTCGACAAGCGCGTCTCGGGCAAGCTCATCGAGGCCGCGGCCGTCGAGAAGCTGTACAAGATCGACAGCCACATCGGCGTCGCGTCCTCCGGCCTCGTCGGCGACGCGCGCGTGCTCGTGGCGCGCGCCCGCGGGGACGCGCAGAACAACCGCTACATCTACGACGAATCCCTCGAGATCGAGGTCCTCGTCAAGAACCTGAGCGACATCCTCCAGGCGTACACGCAGAACGGCGGCGTGCGCCCCTTCGGCGCGGCCTTCCTCGTCGCGGGCATCGACTCGCGCGGCGCGCACCTCTACGAAACGGACCCCTCGGGGGCCGTCGTCGCGTACAAGGCGACCGCGATCGGCATCGGCCGCGCGACCGCCCTCGAATTCCTCGAAGCCGAGTACCGCCCGGGCCTCGCGATGGAGAAGGCCGCGATCCTCGGCCTCAAGGCGCTCGCGAAGGCCGCGGAAGCGGCCCCGCAGACGGGCGCCGCGGCCCCCGACATGGTCGTCATCTCGAAGAAGGACGGCTACCGCAAGCTCGCGCCCGAGGAAGTCTCGCGCTTCACCGCGCAGCTCCAGGGTCAATAG